Proteins found in one Vallitalea guaymasensis genomic segment:
- a CDS encoding SIMPL domain-containing protein — MVPNMCYDRYPPTYQEKVNCEDKRLITVVGIGKVEVEPDTAILKLGVITKNEDVVMAQDENKNIMDQVIKGLVDDGVSKTEIKTIQYTVVPQYDYIEGKQDFRGYEVRHVIEITVTDINTVGMIIQNAVKNGVNYQQGLNFTVDEPDKYYEDALELSIINARDKAENIGMTLRTRINPRPIKVIEKTKRDQIKPYETAIYRDGGIPVQSGKLSIVAMVEATFEY; from the coding sequence ATGGTACCAAATATGTGTTACGATAGATATCCTCCCACCTATCAAGAAAAGGTAAACTGTGAAGATAAGAGATTGATAACTGTAGTAGGTATAGGTAAGGTTGAAGTGGAACCAGATACTGCAATTCTCAAATTAGGTGTTATAACAAAAAATGAAGATGTAGTGATGGCACAAGATGAAAATAAAAATATCATGGATCAAGTAATCAAAGGGCTTGTAGATGATGGTGTTAGTAAAACAGAGATTAAGACCATCCAATACACAGTTGTACCACAATATGATTATATAGAGGGTAAACAAGATTTTAGAGGTTATGAAGTAAGGCATGTAATTGAAATAACAGTTACTGATATTAATACAGTCGGTATGATTATACAAAATGCAGTTAAGAATGGTGTGAATTATCAACAAGGATTAAATTTTACAGTGGATGAACCAGATAAATACTATGAAGATGCATTGGAATTATCAATAATAAATGCTAGGGATAAAGCTGAAAATATAGGAATGACACTTAGAACAAGAATTAATCCACGACCTATAAAAGTCATAGAAAAGACAAAGCGTGATCAAATAAAACCTTATGAAACAGCTATTTATAGAGATGGTGGAATACCTGTTCAATCAGGCAAATTAAGTATAGTAGCTATGGTAGAAGCTACATTTGAATATTAG
- a CDS encoding sugar ABC transporter substrate-binding protein, which produces MFNTKKMFTIVMSILMVMSLFTGCGSKETVSNGDSQNTDGKVNEQHGDSKKQVKLSIWWASQDEFKQPLLDAIAEYEAEHPNVKIEPEWLANFDYYDNYKVALAGKTAPDIVKIDHVFVQTLGYNDQILELSEFGANDIKDKFVESAWKANMYQDNVYALPFDANTLALMYNEDLLAKAGKEVPTTYEELKDVALAINDLGEEGVYGYTVPVNPKGSGFLSFQFSSWVARNGGSILNDDWSASTLDSKEAVNALKQVDDLLSCGAIPPNVYLENEFYEGKIGLLEMGCWNINRLTADETASLNVAPLVSLKDGVTGYAPLGLYSLAITKATKHQQEAYDFCKFLATNKDLQLSYAKQTHLMPSLKDSLEDEMFNTPEWKVFVEQFKNTVSRPGSPAWPSIDKHLSNAIQKVLTGVAEPEEALKEAKELCDEEIKNIK; this is translated from the coding sequence ATGTTTAACACTAAAAAAATGTTTACTATTGTTATGAGTATATTAATGGTAATGAGTTTATTTACTGGATGCGGCTCAAAAGAAACAGTCTCCAATGGAGATTCACAAAACACTGATGGCAAAGTGAACGAGCAGCATGGAGATAGTAAGAAACAAGTTAAACTCAGTATTTGGTGGGCGAGTCAAGATGAATTCAAACAACCACTGTTAGATGCCATAGCAGAATATGAGGCTGAACATCCTAACGTTAAGATTGAACCAGAATGGTTAGCTAATTTTGATTACTATGATAATTATAAAGTTGCTCTAGCAGGAAAGACAGCTCCTGATATTGTAAAGATAGATCATGTATTTGTTCAAACTTTAGGTTATAATGACCAGATTTTAGAGTTAAGTGAATTTGGAGCAAATGACATTAAAGACAAATTTGTGGAATCAGCATGGAAAGCAAATATGTATCAAGATAATGTTTATGCATTACCATTTGACGCTAATACATTAGCATTGATGTATAATGAAGATTTATTGGCTAAAGCAGGCAAAGAAGTACCTACTACATACGAAGAATTAAAAGATGTTGCGTTAGCAATAAATGATTTAGGAGAAGAAGGTGTATATGGATATACTGTTCCAGTTAACCCAAAGGGAAGTGGATTCCTATCTTTCCAATTTAGTTCATGGGTTGCTAGAAACGGTGGTTCTATCCTAAATGACGATTGGAGTGCAAGTACATTAGACAGTAAAGAAGCTGTTAATGCATTAAAGCAAGTAGATGATTTACTTAGCTGTGGAGCCATACCACCAAATGTATATCTTGAAAATGAATTCTATGAAGGTAAAATCGGGTTATTAGAAATGGGATGTTGGAATATAAATAGACTTACTGCTGATGAAACAGCAAGTTTGAATGTTGCACCATTAGTATCGTTGAAAGACGGTGTTACAGGATATGCACCATTAGGATTATATAGTCTTGCGATAACAAAAGCAACAAAACATCAACAAGAAGCATATGATTTCTGTAAGTTCCTAGCAACCAATAAAGATCTACAGTTATCCTACGCTAAACAAACTCATCTAATGCCTTCATTAAAAGATTCATTAGAGGATGAAATGTTTAATACTCCAGAGTGGAAAGTATTTGTTGAACAATTCAAAAATACTGTATCAAGACCAGGAAGTCCAGCATGGCCTTCAATTGACAAGCATCTTTCAAATGCAATTCAAAAAGTTCTTACTGGTGTTGCAGAGCCAGAAGAAGCGTTAAAGGAAGCAAAAGAATTATGTGACGAAGAGATAAAAAATATCAAATAG
- a CDS encoding GxGYxYP domain-containing protein has translation MKKKVLSFLLSLCIIFTLTTFNANNVHAYSNGSYYTKPAYTATDLYVIDIQNMTHAERTMIATLQGIVSNKTSSQIYIIDSDPYFTEDAYSKYLNDLVSKKGITYQQVNSAWDLINTFSQYIDGYILYQGGTDSMNAANSLAGVLDAVAVETSIETTAQNNGLTLVQDVTGKNESWVVDNYWNQLNHSIVIEAKEDDEHSTHLRDFAAMNKALVFYDGNSSFRTSIMQKLDPDSVVFGWGDTSGGSEEAFISNSSYNGVMSIPSDWALNLSVLSGFSAGTYSQNTAQATNEENVHYVTFYVSDGDNLQWTLNRGNEDDWWGSQSRGNFALGWTMPPGMIDLSPSVLDWYYESATPNDNFIVGPSGSGFIYPESYPASELDLHTQRLNDYMGKLDMGIVAVIGRNSFNNTSIWDKYTMQSNIDGLFYYEWTSYFGSPYNGDILWSNGKPVISTSMKLADGLSYAYKKDQVVNYLNSQPTDTHSESGYSMIAIDAWNNYDLPATIQYIVDRLDSDVRVVAPDEFVRLIKENINQTAETFKLLTPSNNSSWVSKTNTAFDWEDSVGADSYRIIVDNNSDFSSPEIDVPGITTSNYTSTITLERWTNYYWKVIAVDDNITTQCNDIFTFTTSFF, from the coding sequence GTGAAAAAAAAGGTGTTAAGTTTTTTATTGAGTCTATGCATAATTTTTACATTGACGACTTTTAATGCTAATAATGTCCATGCTTATTCTAATGGTTCATATTATACAAAACCAGCATATACGGCTACTGATCTATATGTTATAGATATTCAGAATATGACCCATGCAGAAAGAACGATGATAGCAACTTTACAAGGAATAGTTTCCAATAAGACATCATCACAAATATACATAATTGATTCAGACCCATACTTTACAGAAGATGCATACTCAAAGTATCTTAATGATCTGGTAAGCAAAAAAGGGATAACTTATCAACAAGTCAATAGTGCATGGGATTTAATTAATACATTCAGTCAGTATATTGATGGATACATATTGTATCAAGGGGGTACTGATTCTATGAATGCAGCTAATTCATTAGCAGGAGTATTGGATGCTGTTGCAGTAGAAACAAGTATTGAAACAACAGCACAAAATAATGGATTAACTCTAGTGCAGGATGTTACTGGTAAAAACGAATCATGGGTAGTAGATAACTACTGGAACCAGTTGAATCACAGCATTGTCATAGAAGCAAAAGAAGATGATGAACATTCAACCCACTTAAGAGATTTTGCAGCAATGAACAAGGCTCTTGTCTTTTATGATGGCAATTCAAGTTTTAGAACATCAATAATGCAAAAATTAGATCCTGATTCAGTTGTTTTTGGATGGGGAGATACCAGTGGTGGTTCAGAAGAAGCCTTTATATCAAACAGCTCCTATAATGGTGTAATGAGCATTCCTTCTGATTGGGCACTTAATTTATCAGTTCTAAGCGGATTTTCAGCAGGAACATATTCTCAAAATACTGCACAAGCTACTAATGAGGAAAATGTCCATTATGTAACATTCTATGTATCAGATGGAGATAACCTACAATGGACTCTTAACAGAGGAAATGAAGATGATTGGTGGGGAAGTCAATCAAGAGGTAATTTTGCATTAGGGTGGACAATGCCTCCTGGAATGATAGATCTATCACCATCTGTATTAGACTGGTACTATGAATCAGCGACTCCAAATGATAACTTTATAGTAGGACCTTCTGGAAGTGGATTCATTTATCCAGAATCTTATCCAGCAAGTGAGCTTGATTTACATACTCAGAGATTAAATGATTATATGGGTAAATTGGATATGGGTATTGTAGCTGTAATTGGTAGAAATTCATTTAATAATACTTCAATATGGGATAAATATACTATGCAGTCTAACATCGACGGTTTATTCTACTATGAGTGGACATCATATTTTGGTAGTCCTTACAATGGAGATATTTTATGGTCCAATGGAAAACCTGTAATATCAACTAGTATGAAATTGGCTGATGGACTTTCATATGCTTACAAAAAAGATCAAGTAGTGAATTACCTTAATAGCCAACCTACAGACACTCACAGTGAAAGTGGATATTCAATGATAGCAATTGATGCATGGAACAATTATGACCTACCAGCAACTATACAATATATTGTTGATAGATTAGATTCTGATGTGAGAGTAGTTGCTCCTGATGAATTTGTTAGATTGATAAAAGAAAACATCAACCAGACTGCTGAAACTTTTAAATTACTGACTCCTTCAAATAATAGTAGTTGGGTTTCTAAAACAAATACAGCTTTTGATTGGGAAGATTCTGTAGGAGCAGACAGCTATAGAATCATTGTAGATAACAATAGTGATTTTTCCAGTCCTGAGATAGATGTTCCAGGCATTACAACTAGCAATTATACTTCAACCATCACACTAGAAAGATGGACAAATTATTATTGGAAAGTAATTGCGGTAGATGATAATATTACAACTCAATGCAATGATATATTTACTTTTACAACAAGTTTCTTTTAG
- a CDS encoding alpha-L-rhamnosidase-related protein — translation MSKDFFKQSNPVWVNGLEKEKNMTLGLRGTFNAVSKDKVYINIATSGIYRIFLNGEFINYGPARGPHDLYRVDQIDVSRHINQGLNVIAVEVACYNINSFYILDQPSFIQLEVFINGDTVLGTSLDKDKKMDIKILKDRLQKVQRYSYQRTFVEIYDLDENYSSWRTDLTVTMGEIECCITDSKRFLERRVSYPNFNIIRPQRLISVGKIDKCKKTSYWNDRSMQVCETIKGYRIEELEEFLSHEVEELNCVNKKVIHKSIKDCMLINLDDNSYCICKLEHNNTGFIGLKVVCTQDTVLYLTFDEIISDTDIDFKRMGCVNAIKYHLKKGIYELETIEPYTLQYLKIIALTECRITDIYLREYVNPDIDSTNFKCDNLSINKIYRAGKRTYKQNALDIFMDCPSRERTGFLCDSFFTGRVEYDLTGRNRIEKNFLENFILPKSFKFLPEGMIPMCYPADHNAGEFIPNWSLWFIIELQEYLKRNNDTRLIVGAKETVYNILKYFKAFKNEDGLLEKLESWIFVEWSKCNDFVQDVNYPTNMLYSAALIAAGTLYQDKRLIQEGNNVKEIIRHQAYNGEFFVDNAIRDNGELCVSNNITETCQYYAFFFGVANKKLYPKLYDIIINELGPNRKGEELSYVYPSNAFIGNYLRLEVLSMNGEHGRVINELKDYFLYMAEKTGTLWEFVGTTASCNHGFASYVIRFIYRDGAGINKIDKVNKDIIIDTDNITLNSYDMNLMVEDDTIHIKYKNGEFMIDSDIEYKLKDMKGDILSK, via the coding sequence ATGAGTAAAGATTTTTTTAAGCAGTCTAATCCGGTATGGGTAAATGGATTAGAAAAAGAAAAAAATATGACTTTGGGTCTTAGGGGGACATTTAATGCTGTTAGTAAGGATAAAGTATACATAAATATAGCTACATCAGGGATTTATAGAATATTTTTAAATGGAGAATTTATTAATTATGGTCCAGCCAGAGGACCCCATGATTTATATCGTGTAGACCAAATAGATGTGAGCAGGCATATTAACCAAGGGTTGAATGTTATTGCTGTAGAAGTAGCTTGTTACAACATTAATAGCTTCTATATATTAGACCAGCCTTCATTTATACAACTTGAAGTATTTATTAATGGTGATACGGTATTAGGGACTTCATTGGACAAAGATAAGAAAATGGATATTAAAATTCTTAAAGATAGACTTCAAAAGGTACAGCGGTATAGCTATCAAAGAACATTTGTTGAAATCTATGATTTGGATGAGAATTATTCTTCTTGGAGAACTGATTTAACAGTAACAATGGGAGAGATAGAATGTTGTATAACAGATAGTAAAAGATTCCTTGAAAGAAGAGTATCCTATCCAAACTTCAACATAATACGTCCACAAAGGTTAATCTCTGTAGGAAAGATTGATAAATGTAAAAAGACCAGTTACTGGAATGACAGATCTATGCAAGTCTGTGAAACAATAAAAGGATACAGGATAGAAGAACTAGAAGAATTTTTATCCCATGAAGTAGAAGAATTGAACTGTGTCAATAAAAAAGTGATTCATAAGAGTATAAAAGATTGTATGCTGATTAATTTGGATGATAACTCTTATTGTATATGTAAGTTAGAACATAATAATACTGGATTCATTGGCTTGAAAGTTGTATGTACCCAAGATACTGTACTATATTTGACATTTGATGAGATAATATCAGATACAGATATTGATTTTAAAAGAATGGGGTGTGTAAATGCTATTAAATATCATCTTAAAAAAGGTATTTATGAGTTGGAGACCATAGAACCATATACGCTACAATATCTTAAAATCATAGCACTTACAGAATGTAGAATTACTGACATCTACTTGAGAGAATACGTAAATCCAGATATAGATTCTACAAACTTCAAATGTGACAATCTATCAATAAATAAAATCTATAGAGCAGGAAAAAGGACGTATAAACAAAACGCACTCGATATTTTTATGGACTGTCCATCTAGAGAAAGAACAGGTTTCTTATGCGATAGTTTTTTTACTGGCAGAGTAGAATATGACCTTACAGGTCGTAACAGGATTGAAAAGAACTTTTTAGAGAATTTTATATTACCAAAATCTTTCAAATTCTTACCAGAGGGTATGATACCTATGTGTTATCCAGCTGACCATAATGCTGGGGAATTTATTCCTAACTGGTCCTTATGGTTTATTATTGAACTGCAAGAATATCTTAAAAGAAATAATGATACTAGATTAATAGTAGGGGCCAAGGAAACTGTTTATAATATATTGAAATATTTTAAGGCATTCAAAAATGAAGATGGATTATTAGAGAAATTAGAAAGCTGGATTTTTGTTGAATGGTCCAAGTGTAATGATTTTGTCCAGGATGTCAACTATCCCACTAATATGTTGTATTCAGCAGCTCTCATAGCAGCAGGAACCTTATATCAAGATAAGAGATTAATACAAGAAGGAAACAATGTTAAGGAAATAATTAGACACCAAGCCTATAATGGAGAATTTTTTGTAGACAATGCTATTCGGGACAATGGTGAACTGTGTGTATCAAATAATATTACTGAGACCTGCCAATACTATGCTTTCTTTTTTGGGGTCGCTAACAAAAAACTATATCCAAAGCTATATGATATCATTATAAATGAATTAGGACCTAATAGAAAAGGCGAAGAATTAAGTTATGTATATCCTTCAAATGCTTTTATAGGCAACTATCTAAGATTGGAAGTATTGTCAATGAATGGAGAGCATGGACGAGTGATTAATGAGTTGAAAGATTACTTTTTATATATGGCAGAGAAAACAGGAACACTATGGGAGTTTGTTGGAACTACTGCAAGCTGCAATCATGGTTTTGCTTCCTATGTTATTAGATTCATATATCGGGATGGAGCAGGAATCAATAAAATAGATAAGGTAAATAAAGACATTATTATTGATACAGATAATATTACCCTTAACAGTTATGATATGAATTTAATGGTTGAAGATGATACAATACATATTAAATACAAAAACGGTGAATTTATGATTGATAGTGATATTGAATATAAATTAAAAGATATGAAAGGAGATATTTTAAGTAAATAA
- a CDS encoding carbohydrate ABC transporter permease, giving the protein MKSKAVKENKKSYKRIRVKYKNEIIAYRMLAIPLILWGIFFLFALFRVIYLSFTDWNIFKAPDFVGLDNYIRIFTNDGGLWKAFNNTFIWTIFTVIGHNLIGLGTAYMITCISKGEKFFRAALFWPILVSQVVGATMIEWIFDPSPYGFLNTILGHFGIKSVAWLSDPDMALISLMLYPLFLGFGIRMLIYLAGLKQIPKTFYEAAKIDGASNWTIFKKVTIPLLKPIILLNIVYTTIESFKVIGPMQLVTKGGPIGSTMSVVLRIYQDGFVENKMGYASSIAVMFFIFILIVTIIQFRFEGEKVTYE; this is encoded by the coding sequence ATGAAAAGTAAGGCTGTTAAAGAAAACAAGAAAAGTTATAAGAGGATTAGAGTCAAATATAAAAATGAAATAATAGCATATAGAATGCTTGCAATACCATTAATTCTTTGGGGAATATTTTTTCTGTTTGCATTGTTTAGAGTAATATATCTTAGTTTTACGGATTGGAATATATTCAAAGCTCCTGATTTTGTTGGATTAGATAATTATATTCGTATATTTACTAATGATGGAGGTCTATGGAAAGCCTTTAACAATACTTTCATATGGACTATATTTACTGTAATAGGACATAATCTAATTGGGCTTGGCACAGCTTACATGATTACTTGTATTTCAAAAGGAGAAAAGTTCTTCAGGGCGGCACTATTCTGGCCTATACTAGTTTCACAGGTTGTAGGAGCTACAATGATAGAATGGATTTTTGATCCAAGTCCTTATGGTTTCTTGAATACAATATTAGGTCATTTCGGAATCAAATCCGTTGCTTGGTTGTCAGACCCAGACATGGCGTTGATATCATTAATGCTTTATCCACTGTTTTTAGGTTTTGGAATAAGAATGCTTATTTATCTAGCTGGATTAAAACAAATCCCTAAGACATTCTATGAAGCTGCTAAGATTGATGGGGCAAGTAATTGGACTATCTTCAAAAAAGTTACAATCCCTCTATTAAAACCAATCATCTTATTAAATATAGTATACACTACAATTGAAAGTTTTAAGGTAATAGGTCCAATGCAGCTTGTCACTAAAGGGGGACCTATCGGAAGTACTATGTCAGTGGTTCTTAGAATATATCAAGACGGTTTTGTTGAGAATAAAATGGGATATGCATCGTCTATTGCAGTTATGTTTTTCATATTTATTCTTATTGTTACTATTATACAATTCAGATTTGAAGGGGAGAAGGTAACTTATGAATAA
- a CDS encoding AzlD domain-containing protein — translation MTVTKQFIAVMVMAFVTYIPRVAPLVIFKRKIKSRFIRSFLSYVPYAVLGAMTFPSILYSTQHLYSAIAGLIVALVVAYFDKSLIKVAVSAILTVYIFELLV, via the coding sequence ATGACGGTTACCAAACAATTCATAGCAGTAATGGTTATGGCTTTTGTTACATACATACCAAGGGTAGCACCTTTAGTAATCTTCAAACGTAAGATAAAATCAAGATTCATTCGTTCATTTTTAAGTTATGTGCCTTATGCAGTATTGGGAGCTATGACATTCCCAAGCATTCTGTACTCAACACAACATTTGTATTCTGCCATTGCAGGGTTGATAGTAGCGTTGGTAGTAGCTTATTTTGACAAAAGCTTAATAAAGGTGGCTGTAAGTGCTATTTTAACGGTATATATATTTGAATTACTAGTATGA
- the asd gene encoding aspartate-semialdehyde dehydrogenase — protein MESKLRVGIIGATGMVGQRFISLLHDHPWYDVVCLAASPRSAGKSYNEAVKGRWAQSIEIPEKIGNMTMMDASNVEEISAMVDFVFCAVDMDKKTIRELEEAYAKAEVPVVSNNSANRWTEDVPMVIPEINDEHLKIIDAQRKRLGTKRGFIAVKPNCSIQSYVPVVNALKKYRPTKVNVCTYQAISGAGKTFDSWPEMVDNVIPYIGGEEEKSEQEPMKIWGKIENDKIVSATEPVISAQCIRVPAADGHLAAVSISFEEKPEVNEVISILNSYSGKPQELKLPSAPKQFMKYMEEDNRPQTKIDRNYENGMGVTVGRFREDNLYDYKFVCLSHNTLRGAAGGAVLIAELLTAEGYITAK, from the coding sequence ATGGAAAGTAAATTACGTGTTGGTATAATCGGAGCTACTGGTATGGTAGGTCAAAGATTCATTTCATTATTGCATGATCATCCTTGGTATGATGTAGTATGTCTAGCTGCAAGTCCAAGATCAGCTGGAAAATCATATAATGAAGCAGTAAAAGGTCGTTGGGCACAATCAATAGAAATACCAGAAAAAATCGGTAACATGACTATGATGGATGCATCAAATGTTGAAGAGATAAGTGCAATGGTTGATTTCGTTTTCTGCGCTGTAGATATGGATAAGAAGACTATTCGTGAATTAGAGGAAGCTTATGCAAAAGCTGAAGTACCTGTTGTATCCAACAACTCAGCTAATCGTTGGACTGAAGATGTACCTATGGTAATACCAGAGATCAATGATGAACATTTAAAAATAATTGATGCTCAAAGAAAAAGACTTGGAACAAAAAGAGGATTTATCGCAGTAAAACCTAACTGTTCAATTCAAAGTTATGTTCCAGTTGTCAATGCATTAAAGAAATATAGACCTACAAAAGTTAATGTGTGTACTTATCAAGCAATATCTGGAGCCGGTAAAACATTTGACAGCTGGCCAGAAATGGTTGACAATGTAATACCATATATTGGTGGAGAAGAAGAAAAAAGTGAACAAGAGCCAATGAAAATATGGGGAAAAATCGAAAATGATAAGATTGTTTCAGCTACAGAGCCTGTAATTTCTGCACAATGTATTAGAGTTCCAGCAGCTGATGGTCATTTAGCAGCAGTTTCTATAAGTTTTGAGGAAAAACCTGAAGTTAATGAAGTTATCAGTATATTGAATAGTTATTCAGGTAAACCACAAGAATTGAAACTTCCATCAGCACCAAAACAATTTATGAAATACATGGAAGAAGATAATCGTCCACAAACAAAGATTGACCGTAATTATGAAAATGGAATGGGCGTAACAGTTGGTAGATTTAGAGAAGATAACTTATATGATTACAAATTCGTATGTCTATCTCATAACACTCTAAGAGGTGCAGCTGGTGGAGCAGTTTTAATCGCTGAATTATTAACAGCGGAAGGATATATTACAGCAAAATAA
- a CDS encoding LacI family DNA-binding transcriptional regulator: MSTINDVSKLAGVSKSTVSNVFNNTKYVSEEITDRVLKAAQELNYYPNKLATGLANKKTYMIGLFLENLGEFRSMHHQIIEGVAMKLNEFNYNVILYIDRDNEKIPKGAKLRIEPIDGAIILDPEIEDIRIKDFVSSGTPIVLVGKAPKSYENLSSLDVDNIEIAYSATKMLIKNGHEKIAFINSKPNLTITSDRLKGYIKALSENQIDFEPSYIYNCDNTIIKAKKLAGSILEKGEFSAIITESDVVALGVYEEAKSKGINIPGDISVFALGGMDYFLTPEVSRVVVDYKKLGEAAAKQITMIIDNNQQSSNLILNEYKIIKTGSVGQVSIR; encoded by the coding sequence ATGAGTACAATTAATGATGTATCAAAATTAGCTGGAGTTTCAAAATCGACTGTATCCAACGTGTTTAATAATACTAAATATGTAAGTGAAGAAATTACTGACAGAGTTTTGAAGGCTGCACAAGAGTTGAATTATTATCCTAATAAACTAGCTACAGGTCTAGCCAATAAAAAAACTTATATGATAGGTTTGTTTTTAGAAAATCTAGGTGAGTTTCGAAGTATGCATCATCAGATCATTGAAGGTGTTGCTATGAAATTGAATGAGTTCAATTATAACGTTATCCTATATATTGATAGAGATAATGAAAAGATACCTAAAGGTGCTAAGTTAAGGATAGAACCAATAGATGGAGCGATTATCTTGGACCCGGAAATCGAAGATATACGTATCAAAGACTTCGTTAGCTCGGGTACGCCCATCGTATTGGTTGGAAAAGCACCAAAATCATATGAGAACTTAAGCAGTCTAGATGTGGATAATATTGAAATAGCTTATAGTGCAACAAAAATGCTCATAAAGAACGGTCATGAAAAGATTGCATTCATAAACAGCAAACCTAATCTAACTATAACTTCTGACCGTTTAAAAGGATATATAAAAGCTCTATCAGAGAACCAGATTGATTTTGAACCTTCTTATATATATAACTGTGATAATACAATAATAAAGGCAAAGAAATTAGCAGGCAGTATTTTGGAAAAGGGAGAATTCAGTGCGATTATTACTGAATCAGATGTAGTGGCACTTGGGGTATATGAAGAAGCAAAATCTAAAGGTATTAACATACCAGGTGACATTTCCGTTTTCGCATTAGGTGGTATGGATTATTTCTTGACTCCTGAAGTCAGCAGGGTAGTAGTAGATTATAAAAAATTGGGTGAGGCTGCTGCGAAACAGATAACCATGATTATAGATAATAACCAGCAATCATCAAATCTCATCCTAAATGAATACAAAATTATTAAAACAGGTTCTGTAGGACAAGTGTCAATAAGATAA
- a CDS encoding DUF5698 domain-containing protein has protein sequence MTKELILTLVGLFIITSLTNILATLKTILISKKIMNPVYILVFIDAIIFASVLTKVTSSGGFHYTIAYACGRTFGVFIGGKIEERLALGIIEVDLFLSNREKMIKIAEKLRREGYTVNNFLARGMNGDRRHKVEIVMKRNEFKILEKILDDYEVKNPTLKIKNLSKVEGKITTTSVHA, from the coding sequence ATGACAAAAGAACTCATATTGACTTTAGTTGGATTATTCATAATCACCTCTCTTACTAATATTTTAGCTACACTTAAAACAATATTGATTTCAAAGAAAATCATGAACCCAGTATACATTCTAGTATTTATAGATGCAATAATATTCGCATCAGTACTTACGAAAGTTACTAGTTCAGGTGGATTTCATTATACAATAGCATATGCATGTGGTAGAACATTTGGTGTGTTTATAGGTGGAAAGATTGAAGAGCGTTTAGCTCTAGGAATTATTGAAGTGGATTTATTTTTAAGTAACAGAGAAAAAATGATTAAAATCGCAGAAAAACTTAGAAGAGAAGGTTATACAGTCAACAATTTCCTTGCTCGTGGTATGAATGGCGACAGAAGACATAAAGTTGAAATAGTAATGAAGAGAAACGAATTCAAGATTTTAGAAAAGATCTTAGATGATTATGAAGTTAAAAATCCTACATTAAAGATTAAGAACTTAAGTAAAGTAGAAGGTAAAATTACAACTACAAGTGTTCACGCTTAG